From one Trueperaceae bacterium genomic stretch:
- a CDS encoding ABC transporter permease, with translation MKSLDWRTHGIWLAVIVLALVAIPIAPGFLSPRNLLNLLRQAAPLGIVSLGITLVMVARRVDLSVGAIASLAAVMSAALMGGSDSRLPLALGSAVLMGAVVGWLNGLLVARGRLEPFVTTLGVAILLTGVNRLVTGGTAFGVLAPSFRKVLNGRWGSVPIVVVVLVLLIVVAAYVLHKTRFGRALYLTGANEAAAWLSGVKTRRAVIGAYVISGVTGAIAGILLLARYGISGNLIGEGYEFDALAAAVLGGTTFEGGKGSIAGTVAGVLLLSMAYTLVLMGGLSYHWQLIVRGGIIIGAVTLYAITQRKARS, from the coding sequence GTGAAGTCACTCGACTGGCGGACCCACGGGATCTGGTTGGCCGTGATCGTCCTGGCGCTGGTCGCCATACCGATCGCACCGGGCTTCCTGAGCCCCCGCAACCTCTTGAACCTGCTTAGGCAAGCGGCGCCGCTCGGGATAGTGTCACTCGGCATCACGCTCGTCATGGTGGCGCGGCGCGTGGACCTCAGCGTCGGAGCGATCGCGTCGCTGGCGGCCGTCATGAGCGCCGCCCTGATGGGTGGAAGCGACTCAAGGCTGCCGCTGGCGCTGGGCAGCGCCGTCCTCATGGGGGCGGTGGTCGGCTGGCTCAACGGGCTACTCGTCGCCAGAGGGCGGCTGGAGCCGTTCGTGACCACTCTCGGCGTGGCCATCTTACTGACGGGAGTCAACCGTCTCGTCACGGGCGGCACGGCGTTCGGAGTGCTCGCCCCAAGCTTCCGGAAGGTACTGAACGGGCGCTGGGGGTCGGTTCCGATCGTCGTGGTGGTGCTCGTGCTGCTGATCGTTGTGGCGGCCTACGTCTTGCACAAGACTCGTTTCGGCCGCGCCCTCTACCTGACCGGGGCGAACGAGGCTGCGGCCTGGCTTTCCGGCGTCAAGACGAGACGCGCCGTGATCGGCGCGTACGTGATATCGGGTGTCACAGGGGCCATCGCAGGCATCCTCCTTCTCGCCAGGTACGGCATCTCCGGGAACCTCATCGGCGAAGGCTACGAGTTCGACGCCTTGGCCGCGGCCGTCCTAGGAGGCACGACCTTCGAGGGAGGAAAGGGGAGCATCGCCGGCACCGTGGCCGGCGTTCTCCTGCTCTCCATGGCGTATACGCTCGTCCTGATGGGCGGCTTAAGCTACCACTGGCAGTTGATCGTTCGAGGAGGGATCATCATCGGAGCCGTCACCCTTTACGCCATCACTCAACGCAAGGCCCGTTCCTAG